Proteins from one Chroococcidiopsis sp. CCMEE 29 genomic window:
- a CDS encoding L,D-transpeptidase, whose protein sequence is MLKQSVRLVSLLSVFWLPFSYQQPLAPDVNVISNTSYNSVAKPTESSRTSVIQPTRLEINIEQRQVTIYQGTSKIKTYPIAVGRRGWETPTGNFQVAQMLRNPTWIHPFTEEKIAGGDPENPLGRYWIGFWTDGKNWIGFHGTPNPESVGKAASHGCIRMYNEDIEELFAQVRLGTPVTVVQ, encoded by the coding sequence ATGCTAAAGCAATCAGTCAGGCTAGTTAGTTTATTATCGGTATTTTGGTTGCCTTTTAGCTACCAACAACCGTTAGCACCTGATGTAAATGTTATTTCTAATACTTCCTATAATTCAGTTGCTAAACCCACTGAATCTTCTCGTACTTCAGTTATTCAACCCACTCGATTAGAGATCAATATTGAGCAGCGTCAAGTAACAATATACCAAGGAACAAGCAAAATTAAAACTTATCCAATTGCCGTAGGTCGGCGAGGCTGGGAAACCCCAACTGGCAATTTTCAGGTAGCTCAGATGTTGAGGAATCCTACTTGGATACACCCTTTCACGGAAGAGAAAATAGCAGGGGGAGATCCTGAAAATCCTCTGGGTCGCTACTGGATTGGTTTTTGGACAGACGGTAAAAATTGGATTGGCTTTCACGGCACTCCTAATCCTGAGTCAGTCGGCAAAGCCGCCTCTCACGGTTGTATTCGGATGTACAACGAGGATATTGAGGAGTTATTCGCTCAGGTTAGGCTTGGAACACCTGTAACCGTAGTGCAATAG
- a CDS encoding cytochrome c biogenesis protein: MTLDDVSKQSSLWSIPQRFFREELLPLLTDLRLAIVLLLAIAVFSISGTVIEQGQSVAFYQANYPEHPALFGFLSWKVILTLGLDHVYRTWWFLALLILFSTSLTACTFTRQFPALKAARKWKFYDQPRQFQKLALSAELDTGSLSSLTQLLQNRRYRIFQGENDTLYARKGIVGRIGPIVVHVGIVVILAGGIWGAMTGFVGQEMVTSGENFKVQNIVDAGPWAAPQIPKDWSLRVNRFWIDYTPTGGIDQFYSDLSVLDQQGQEVKRKTIFVNEPLRYRGVTFYQTDWGIAALRIRLNKSPVLQLPMAQLNTNGNGRIWGTWIPTKPDLSAGVSLLAKDLQGTLLIYDAKGQLVDTLRSGMSTNVNGVTLKIVELVGSTGLQIKADPGISIVYAGFALLMLGVVMSYVSHSQIWALQKDGHFYLGGRTNRAQVAFERELLEILDQLSSQPQTQTPAIALEV; encoded by the coding sequence ATGACTTTAGACGATGTTTCAAAACAGTCAAGCCTGTGGTCAATTCCTCAAAGGTTCTTTCGAGAGGAATTATTGCCACTGCTGACAGATTTACGCTTGGCGATTGTGCTATTGCTAGCGATCGCAGTTTTTAGCATCAGCGGCACTGTAATTGAGCAGGGGCAATCAGTAGCGTTTTACCAGGCTAACTATCCAGAACACCCAGCGCTATTCGGTTTCCTGAGCTGGAAGGTAATCTTAACGCTAGGCTTAGATCACGTCTATCGTACCTGGTGGTTTTTAGCGCTACTCATTCTGTTTAGCACTAGCTTAACTGCCTGTACCTTTACCCGTCAGTTCCCTGCTTTGAAGGCTGCTCGTAAATGGAAATTTTACGATCAACCCCGCCAGTTTCAGAAATTGGCTCTGAGTGCTGAACTTGATACTGGTTCGCTCTCGTCCCTGACGCAGCTATTGCAGAACCGACGTTATCGAATATTTCAAGGCGAGAATGATACTTTGTATGCCCGTAAAGGCATTGTTGGACGCATCGGTCCGATAGTTGTTCATGTTGGCATTGTGGTTATTCTAGCTGGGGGAATTTGGGGAGCCATGACTGGCTTTGTTGGTCAGGAAATGGTTACTAGCGGAGAAAACTTTAAGGTTCAGAATATCGTGGACGCTGGACCTTGGGCAGCACCACAGATTCCCAAGGATTGGTCTTTGCGGGTCAATCGCTTTTGGATTGACTATACACCAACAGGAGGCATTGACCAGTTCTATTCCGATCTATCGGTTTTAGATCAGCAGGGACAAGAGGTTAAACGCAAGACAATTTTTGTGAACGAGCCTCTGCGCTACCGGGGTGTGACTTTCTATCAAACGGACTGGGGAATCGCAGCTCTTCGTATCCGCCTTAACAAAAGCCCTGTCCTGCAATTACCAATGGCTCAGTTAAATACCAACGGCAACGGGCGCATTTGGGGAACCTGGATTCCGACTAAACCTGATTTGAGTGCTGGTGTTTCTCTCTTAGCTAAAGACCTACAAGGAACACTGCTAATTTATGATGCAAAAGGTCAGCTAGTTGATACTCTTCGCTCTGGAATGTCCACAAACGTTAACGGGGTGACACTGAAGATTGTTGAATTAGTTGGTAGCACTGGCTTACAAATCAAAGCCGATCCTGGTATTTCCATTGTTTATGCTGGCTTTGCTTTGCTAATGCTGGGTGTAGTAATGAGCTATGTTTCCCACTCCCAGATTTGGGCGCTACAAAAGGATGGTCATTTCTATCTGGGTGGCAGAACCAACCGAGCACAGGTAGCCTTTGAGCGCGAACTCCTGGAAATCTTGGATCAACTCAGTAGTCAGCCCCAAACTCAGACGCCAGCGATCGCCCTTGAGGTTTAA
- a CDS encoding cytochrome c biogenesis protein CcdA, translated as MLETLQTQIYEIEQFANYLVSNQLTHLSWVSIGIIFIAGLLTSLTPCMLSMLPITIGYIGGYESKSRLQAIAQSAWFSLGLATTLAGLGIAAAFVGQVYGQIGIGLPIIVSIVAILMGLNLLEALPLQLPSLGGLEWSKDLPEGVRSYFVGLTFGLVASPCSTPVLATLLAWVATTQDVVLGGVLLLSYTVGYVVPLILAGTFTAAIKKLLQLRRWSGWITPVSGALLVGFGVFSLLSRIPVGSF; from the coding sequence ATGCTTGAAACCCTACAAACTCAGATATATGAAATTGAACAATTTGCCAATTACTTGGTTTCAAATCAGCTAACGCATTTGAGCTGGGTCAGCATCGGCATTATCTTTATAGCTGGATTGCTCACTAGCTTGACACCTTGTATGCTTTCGATGCTGCCAATCACCATTGGCTATATTGGCGGTTATGAATCTAAAAGCCGTCTTCAGGCAATTGCCCAATCAGCCTGGTTTTCTCTAGGATTGGCAACGACTTTGGCTGGGTTGGGAATAGCAGCGGCATTCGTGGGGCAAGTCTACGGTCAAATAGGAATTGGCTTGCCGATTATAGTTAGCATTGTGGCAATTCTGATGGGGCTAAACTTACTGGAAGCATTGCCCTTGCAATTACCATCCTTGGGTGGTTTGGAATGGTCAAAAGACTTACCAGAGGGAGTGCGCTCCTATTTTGTGGGTTTAACTTTTGGTTTGGTTGCTTCGCCCTGCAGTACACCTGTGTTGGCAACTTTGCTTGCTTGGGTGGCGACAACGCAAGATGTGGTTTTAGGTGGAGTCTTGCTGTTGTCTTATACAGTTGGCTACGTTGTACCGTTAATTTTAGCGGGTACTTTTACCGCTGCCATTAAAAAGTTGCTCCAGCTGCGTCGGTGGTCTGGTTGGATTACACCCGTTAGCGGGGCGCTATTAGTTGGGTTTGGTGTTTTTTCACTGCTGTCTCGGATTCCGGTTGGAAGTTTTTAA
- a CDS encoding RecQ family ATP-dependent DNA helicase: protein MNNSETTSWKQVRAAFQKIWGYENFRPPQGEVIRSLLSRRDALVVMPTGGGKSICFQLPALLQTGLTLVVSPLVALMENQVQELRDRHLPAGLLHSELPSSKRWQTLQLLERQQLRLLYLSPETLLSALVWERLCQPQLKINGLILDEAHCLVQWGDTFRPAYRRLGAVRPALLKSKPSGTKIAIAAFTATADPATQQMIEQVLQLQQPDVFRQNPYRENLHLKVQTVWTPRGRKQRLLKFIQAKPGQAGLIYVRTRRDSESLADWLGQLGYATAAYHAGLSPDERRSIEASWLSSAMPFVVCTSAFGMGINKSNVRWVVHFHAPSLLSEYVQEIGRAGRDGKQSVALMLISEPTGWLDPEDKQRQRFFEDKLRSQYSSAQQLAKKLPLQGEVSAVARQFPDGAIALSLLHSANQLDWQGPFNYFIHQPGWLQPKSQLLAAQQMIQYLTTRQCRWQFLLSYFGFSKEAPHPGCGHCDRCVP from the coding sequence ATGAATAACTCTGAAACAACATCCTGGAAGCAGGTTCGTGCTGCTTTCCAAAAAATTTGGGGCTATGAAAATTTTCGACCACCGCAGGGAGAAGTGATCCGTAGTCTATTATCCCGGCGAGATGCTTTAGTAGTGATGCCTACGGGAGGGGGAAAGTCTATTTGCTTTCAACTGCCGGCTTTGCTGCAAACTGGATTAACACTCGTGGTTTCGCCTCTAGTGGCACTAATGGAAAATCAAGTACAGGAATTACGCGATCGCCATCTACCGGCTGGCTTGTTGCATAGTGAATTGCCAAGTTCTAAGCGTTGGCAGACTCTACAGCTACTAGAAAGACAACAATTGAGACTGCTTTATTTATCCCCAGAAACACTACTGAGTGCATTAGTATGGGAACGCCTGTGTCAACCCCAACTAAAAATTAACGGTCTAATTCTGGATGAGGCGCATTGCCTGGTACAGTGGGGTGATACTTTTCGACCCGCTTACCGGCGTTTGGGAGCAGTACGTCCAGCTTTACTGAAGTCTAAGCCATCTGGAACAAAAATAGCGATCGCTGCCTTTACCGCTACAGCCGATCCAGCTACTCAGCAAATGATTGAGCAAGTCTTACAGCTACAACAACCAGATGTGTTTCGACAAAATCCTTACCGGGAAAATCTACACCTCAAAGTGCAAACTGTTTGGACACCCCGAGGACGTAAGCAACGGCTATTAAAATTTATTCAGGCAAAACCAGGACAAGCTGGGTTAATTTATGTTCGTACACGACGAGATAGCGAGAGTCTAGCGGATTGGTTGGGACAATTAGGGTATGCAACTGCTGCTTACCACGCAGGGCTGAGTCCAGATGAACGCCGTTCAATTGAAGCGAGTTGGCTTAGTAGCGCGATGCCTTTCGTTGTCTGTACCTCTGCTTTTGGCATGGGCATCAACAAGTCCAATGTGCGCTGGGTGGTTCATTTCCATGCGCCGTCGTTACTTTCTGAGTACGTCCAAGAGATTGGAAGGGCGGGACGAGATGGGAAGCAGAGTGTTGCCCTGATGCTGATTAGTGAACCAACAGGATGGTTAGATCCAGAGGACAAGCAACGACAGCGTTTTTTTGAGGATAAGCTGCGATCGCAATACTCATCTGCACAGCAGCTAGCGAAGAAACTCCCCCTCCAAGGTGAGGTTAGTGCGGTAGCGCGACAGTTTCCTGATGGTGCGATCGCTTTATCTCTACTACACAGCGCTAATCAGTTAGATTGGCAAGGACCATTCAATTACTTTATCCATCAACCAGGGTGGCTTCAACCTAAGTCTCAGTTACTCGCCGCCCAGCAAATGATTCAGTATCTTACCACCAGACAGTGCCGCTGGCAGTTTTTGTTAAGCTATTTCGGCTTTAGTAAAGAAGCGCCACATCCAGGTTGTGGTCATTGCGATCGCTGTGTACCCTAG
- a CDS encoding DUF937 domain-containing protein, whose amino-acid sequence MGLFDQIINSLDNSNREASSGQMASIFGTMQQVSDSYGADPSTVQSVVSIVGNYVRSALQQKRSSEGNEQAQAIVNQYSGSYPNPQAVHSLFSPNQEDQLAQDAAQRTGLNIGTIKEMLPILVPLVLNLLQTGTRSQSPQTGSNPVLNAFLDADRDGDVDIADMMRHASRYLRR is encoded by the coding sequence ATGGGACTTTTTGATCAAATTATCAATTCACTAGACAACTCTAATCGGGAAGCCAGTTCTGGTCAGATGGCTTCTATTTTCGGCACCATGCAGCAGGTGAGTGATAGCTATGGGGCAGACCCTTCAACAGTTCAGTCAGTAGTGTCAATTGTAGGTAATTACGTTCGCTCGGCTTTGCAACAAAAGCGCTCTTCAGAGGGTAATGAGCAAGCGCAAGCCATTGTAAACCAATACAGTGGTTCTTATCCTAATCCTCAAGCTGTTCACTCACTCTTTTCTCCTAATCAAGAGGATCAGCTGGCTCAAGATGCCGCACAGCGAACAGGTTTGAATATTGGCACAATTAAAGAGATGCTGCCTATACTAGTTCCTTTAGTTCTAAATCTACTGCAAACTGGTACCCGGTCTCAAAGTCCGCAAACTGGGTCGAATCCTGTGCTGAATGCTTTCTTAGATGCCGATCGCGATGGGGATGTTGATATTGCTGACATGATGCGCCATGCAAGTCGCTATCTGCGTCGATAA
- the fmt gene encoding methionyl-tRNA formyltransferase, with product MRIVFFGTPQFAVPSLESLLGHPEFEVVAVVTQPDKRRGRGNQLTPSPVKTVALAHQIPVWQPQRVKKEVETLVQLKQSGADAFVVVAYGQILSQEILDMPRLGCINVHGSLLPKYRGAAPIQWCLYHGEVETGITTMLIDAGMDTGAMLLKAYTPIHLLDNAQDLAQKLAKLGANLLGETLLKLERQEIQPIPQDSSQATYAPMIQKQDYLLDWSRAAIALHNQVRGFFPNCTTTCQGQLLKITATVPLGAYSTQLPPELTVLQDLSSLSAQSGRPGEVVSIAKGIGPVIQTGEGLLLLREVQLAGKRPQSGWDFANGTRLTVGEVLESFES from the coding sequence ATGAGAATCGTATTCTTTGGCACTCCCCAGTTTGCGGTACCTAGCTTAGAAAGTTTACTAGGTCATCCAGAGTTTGAAGTAGTGGCAGTTGTCACCCAGCCAGATAAACGCCGAGGTCGTGGTAATCAGCTAACGCCTTCACCTGTGAAAACCGTTGCTTTGGCGCATCAAATACCTGTCTGGCAACCTCAGCGCGTGAAAAAAGAGGTTGAAACCCTGGTGCAGCTGAAGCAGAGTGGAGCAGATGCCTTTGTTGTCGTTGCCTACGGACAGATTCTTTCCCAAGAAATTCTGGATATGCCTCGGCTAGGTTGCATTAATGTTCATGGCTCGCTTTTGCCTAAGTACCGGGGTGCGGCTCCGATTCAGTGGTGTCTCTATCACGGTGAGGTAGAAACTGGGATTACGACGATGTTAATAGATGCAGGCATGGATACGGGGGCAATGCTGCTCAAAGCTTACACGCCAATTCATCTGCTAGACAATGCTCAAGATTTAGCACAGAAGCTAGCCAAGCTGGGGGCAAATTTACTGGGGGAAACTCTGTTAAAGCTAGAACGCCAAGAAATTCAACCGATTCCCCAAGATTCGTCTCAAGCGACGTATGCGCCAATGATTCAAAAGCAGGACTATTTACTGGATTGGTCGAGAGCGGCGATCGCTTTACATAACCAAGTCAGAGGTTTTTTTCCCAACTGTACGACAACCTGTCAAGGTCAATTGCTGAAAATCACCGCTACAGTTCCCCTTGGTGCTTACTCAACTCAACTACCACCGGAATTAACAGTGCTTCAGGATTTGTCTTCCTTGTCAGCGCAATCCGGACGTCCAGGTGAAGTAGTAAGCATCGCCAAGGGAATTGGACCAGTTATTCAAACTGGCGAGGGACTGTTACTGTTGCGAGAAGTACAGTTGGCTGGTAAGCGTCCTCAGTCAGGATGGGACTTTGCTAACGGTACCCGTTTAACAGTGGGAGAGGTATTGGAAAGTTTTGAGTCTTGA
- a CDS encoding DUF6464 family protein → MEPDSLPTEVILTHPRQCLGNVQLDWTPQPGNYLELEGKTYAVLERRHRYQLKLGRYRLHKIAIYVQSAQSLAEKSLVKGRWVIGDASCHFNAHSEIIRCAVNPEGPCDRCRFYENAE, encoded by the coding sequence ATGGAGCCAGACTCTCTTCCAACGGAGGTAATTTTGACGCATCCGCGTCAGTGCCTCGGCAATGTCCAACTCGACTGGACGCCACAACCAGGTAACTATCTCGAGCTTGAAGGTAAAACCTACGCCGTTTTAGAGCGCCGTCACCGCTATCAACTAAAGTTAGGGCGCTACCGCTTGCACAAAATTGCTATCTATGTACAGTCAGCTCAATCACTAGCTGAGAAAAGTCTTGTAAAGGGGCGCTGGGTAATTGGGGATGCCAGCTGTCACTTTAATGCTCACTCCGAAATTATTCGCTGTGCAGTCAACCCCGAGGGACCGTGCGATCGCTGCCGCTTCTACGAGAATGCTGAGTGA
- the psbA gene encoding photosystem II q(b) protein, with protein sequence MTTTLQRRDSASLWERFCNWITSTDNRLYIGWFGVLMIPTLLAATTCFIIAFIAAPPVDIDGIREPVAGSLIYGNNIISGAVVPSSNAIGLHFYPIWEAASLDEWLYNGGPYQLVIFHFLIGVFCYMGREWELSYRLGMRPWIAVAYSAPVAAATAVFLIYPLGQGSFSDGMPLGISGTFNFMLVFQAEHNILMHPFHQLGVAGVFGGALFSAMHGSLVTSSLVRETTESESQNYGYKFGQEEETYNIVAAHGYFGRLIGRLNEAVLGTTANSRTLHFLLAAWPVVGIWFTSLGISTMAFNLNGFNFNQSVLDSQGRVISTWADVLNRANLGMEVMHERNAHNFPLDLAAKEAVPVALTAPTIHS encoded by the coding sequence ATGACTACTACTTTACAAAGACGCGACAGCGCTTCTTTGTGGGAACGGTTCTGCAACTGGATCACCAGCACTGACAACCGGCTATACATCGGCTGGTTCGGCGTATTGATGATTCCAACATTGCTAGCCGCCACAACCTGCTTCATCATCGCCTTCATCGCCGCCCCCCCCGTAGACATCGACGGCATCCGCGAGCCAGTAGCAGGCTCATTGATCTACGGCAACAACATCATCAGTGGAGCAGTAGTTCCTTCTTCTAACGCGATCGGCTTACACTTCTACCCAATCTGGGAAGCAGCATCATTAGATGAGTGGCTGTACAACGGCGGACCATACCAGCTAGTAATCTTCCACTTCCTAATTGGCGTATTCTGCTACATGGGAAGAGAGTGGGAACTATCCTACCGGTTGGGAATGCGACCATGGATTGCAGTAGCTTACTCAGCTCCAGTCGCAGCAGCAACGGCGGTATTCCTAATCTACCCGTTGGGACAAGGTTCCTTCAGTGATGGCATGCCCCTGGGGATCTCTGGCACCTTTAACTTCATGTTAGTGTTCCAAGCAGAGCACAACATCCTGATGCACCCATTCCACCAACTGGGTGTAGCCGGAGTATTCGGTGGAGCGCTATTCAGTGCGATGCACGGTTCACTGGTGACATCAAGCTTAGTGCGGGAAACAACCGAAAGTGAGAGCCAAAACTACGGCTACAAATTCGGACAAGAAGAAGAGACCTACAACATTGTTGCCGCTCACGGTTATTTTGGTCGCTTGATTGGACGTCTAAACGAGGCAGTATTGGGAACCACTGCAAATAGTCGTACTCTTCACTTTCTCCTAGCGGCATGGCCAGTAGTGGGCATTTGGTTCACTTCCTTGGGCATTAGCACGATGGCTTTTAACCTCAATGGTTTCAACTTCAACCAGTCAGTGCTGGACTCTCAAGGGCGTGTAATTAGCACCTGGGCAGACGTGCTGAACCGTGCCAACCTGGGGATGGAAGTAATGCACGAGCGCAATGCTCACAATTTCCCGCTCGATCTGGCGGCGAAAGAAGCTGTGCCAGTTGCTCTGACTGCTCCTACAATCCACAGCTAA
- a CDS encoding NB-ARC domain-containing protein — MKMKLEEALAMLEEILGKGSLNDLQELIVRQSWEEKTYPEIAASSGYDDGYIKYVGFQLWKALSDALGERVSKNNFRSALRRWQESSFNRSAESPQSLLQDSPLNTQQCDWGEAIDVTVFYGRSAELSTLEQWIEQRCRLVAVLGIGGIGKTALSVKLAEQIQDKFEYVIWRSLHNAPSLESLLASLIEFLSNQQETDLPDEIDRRILQLLNYLRCSRCLIVLDNAETILMQAEYGELFKRIGESRHQSCLVLTSREKPKEVAALEGETFPVRSLQLSGLAIAEGREIFRGKGNFSGSESDWQTLIQSYAGNPLALKIVATTIHDLFDSNISNFISQGTVVFGDIQNLLDQQFSRLSKLEAEIMYWLAINREPVAITELKNDLILPILPSQLIEALEFLERKSLIEKGVALFTLQPVLMEYVTNRLVKAICQEIETREISLFKNHALIKAQAKDYIKDIQTHFILKPVSEQLLRVFGTPESLESQLMTIISSLRGKLPIETGYVAGNTINWLRHLQRDLCDRDFSALTVWQADLQGVNLHQVNFSGSDLSKSAFTENLGYIFAMAVSPDGEILATTDSYGRMRLSRVADGQHLLTWDAHIGWVRSITFSPDGKTLFSGSEDATIKVWDVSTGQCRQTLQGHTGWILFVTFSPPGTYNTPLLASSSEDTTVKLWDVSTGQCCQTFQGHTSWVGYVAFSPDGQTLASSGVDRTVKLWDINTGQCLKTFEGHQDAVGFVTFSTDGQTLISASEDQTIKFWNIETGLCLKSLPGGQGDWIWWSAVALSSDHKTLAISNIDQTATVWDLSTGQHLRTLQFRSRIRSMVFTPDGEILIGSHADQTLKLWNVSDGRCLKAFQGFASGVWSIAFSPDGALFSGSPDQLIKLWDVSEGKCLRIFRGHTDMIRSIAYSPDGQTLASGGSDRTVKLWSISDGSCLRTFKGHTNWVMSVKFSPDGQTLASGSMDQTVRLWDIKTGQTLKVLQAPKCITFSVDYSPDGQILASSGGADYTARLWDLKTGQCLKVLQGHTDWVWPVAFNPDGRIIATGGLDQTIRIWDIHDGQCLSILQGHESWVVFLAYSPDGRILASSSLDNTVRLWDVREGRCLRVLQGHTRWVLSVTFTRGEAFSRNSGHVLASASDDQTIRFWDIETGECLKILKNERPYEGMNIAGVVGITEAQTAALKALGAIELDS; from the coding sequence ATGAAAATGAAGCTTGAAGAAGCCTTGGCAATGCTAGAAGAGATTCTTGGTAAAGGATCGTTGAATGACCTCCAAGAGTTGATCGTTCGCCAATCCTGGGAGGAAAAGACCTACCCGGAAATTGCTGCAAGCTCGGGTTATGATGATGGCTACATCAAATATGTAGGTTTCCAGTTATGGAAGGCACTCTCGGATGCGCTGGGAGAGAGGGTTAGCAAAAATAACTTTCGCTCGGCTCTGAGGCGGTGGCAAGAAAGCTCATTCAATAGGAGTGCTGAGTCTCCTCAAAGTCTCCTTCAGGACTCACCACTCAACACCCAGCAATGTGATTGGGGTGAAGCAATTGATGTTACCGTTTTCTATGGACGTTCTGCCGAGTTATCTACTTTAGAGCAATGGATTGAACAGCGCTGTCGGTTAGTGGCAGTGCTGGGAATTGGCGGGATTGGGAAAACGGCTTTATCGGTAAAGTTAGCTGAGCAGATTCAGGATAAGTTTGAGTATGTAATTTGGCGATCGCTCCACAACGCACCCTCACTCGAATCTCTGCTCGCCAGCTTGATTGAATTCCTCTCGAACCAGCAGGAAACCGACTTACCCGACGAAATTGACCGCCGCATTTTGCAACTGCTCAATTATTTGCGCTGTTCGCGTTGCCTCATCGTTCTCGACAATGCTGAAACGATTCTCATGCAAGCGGAGTATGGTGAGCTTTTCAAGCGAATTGGGGAGTCGCGCCATCAAAGTTGTTTGGTGCTAACCAGTCGAGAGAAGCCCAAAGAAGTTGCTGCGCTAGAAGGCGAAACATTTCCAGTGCGATCGCTACAACTGTCGGGTTTGGCGATCGCAGAAGGGCGAGAAATTTTTAGAGGCAAAGGGAATTTTTCTGGGTCGGAAAGTGACTGGCAAACTCTAATTCAGTCCTATGCCGGTAATCCCCTTGCCTTAAAGATTGTTGCTACAACCATTCACGATTTATTTGATAGCAATATTTCTAATTTTATCTCTCAAGGTACAGTCGTTTTTGGCGATATTCAAAATCTTCTGGACCAACAGTTCAGTCGGCTATCAAAGTTAGAAGCCGAGATCATGTACTGGCTGGCAATTAATCGCGAACCTGTAGCGATCACAGAACTAAAAAATGACTTAATATTGCCAATTCTACCTTCTCAGCTGATAGAAGCCTTGGAATTTCTAGAGCGTAAGTCGTTAATTGAAAAAGGGGTTGCTCTATTTACCTTACAGCCCGTCCTCATGGAGTACGTAACAAACCGCTTGGTCAAAGCCATTTGCCAAGAAATTGAGACCCGAGAAATCTCTCTATTCAAAAATCATGCCCTGATTAAAGCTCAGGCAAAAGACTACATTAAAGATATTCAAACTCACTTTATTCTTAAACCGGTCAGCGAGCAATTATTACGGGTATTTGGCACTCCAGAGAGCCTTGAAAGTCAGTTAATGACAATCATTTCATCCCTCAGAGGAAAGCTACCCATCGAAACGGGCTATGTTGCTGGAAATACAATTAATTGGCTGCGTCACTTGCAGCGAGATTTGTGCGATCGCGACTTTTCGGCGCTGACCGTTTGGCAAGCCGATCTACAGGGCGTAAATTTACACCAAGTTAACTTTTCCGGCTCCGACTTATCTAAGTCTGCCTTTACTGAAAACCTGGGCTATATTTTTGCAATGGCAGTCAGCCCAGACGGGGAAATTTTAGCGACAACTGATAGCTATGGCAGGATGCGCCTGTCGCGAGTTGCAGACGGACAACACCTATTGACTTGGGATGCACACATCGGTTGGGTGCGCTCTATCACGTTTAGTCCCGACGGTAAAACCCTGTTCAGTGGCAGCGAGGACGCAACGATAAAAGTATGGGATGTCAGTACAGGTCAGTGCCGCCAAACGTTGCAAGGACATACGGGTTGGATATTGTTTGTTACCTTCAGCCCTCCGGGAACCTACAATACGCCTCTGCTAGCTAGTTCCAGTGAAGACACAACCGTAAAACTGTGGGATGTCAGTACAGGTCAGTGCTGCCAAACGTTTCAGGGACATACGAGTTGGGTAGGCTACGTTGCCTTTAGCCCGGATGGTCAAACCTTAGCGAGTAGCGGCGTCGATCGCACGGTCAAACTTTGGGATATCAATACAGGTCAATGTCTTAAAACCTTCGAGGGACACCAAGATGCAGTTGGGTTTGTCACATTCAGTACTGACGGTCAAACCCTCATTAGTGCCAGCGAAGACCAAACGATTAAATTCTGGAACATTGAGACAGGGCTGTGTCTGAAAAGCTTACCAGGAGGACAAGGAGATTGGATATGGTGGTCTGCTGTTGCCTTGAGTTCTGACCACAAAACGCTAGCGATTAGCAATATAGACCAAACAGCAACGGTGTGGGATCTCAGCACGGGTCAGCACCTGAGAACTTTGCAGTTCAGGAGTAGGATTCGGTCTATGGTTTTCACCCCCGATGGTGAAATTCTGATCGGTTCTCATGCAGACCAAACCTTAAAACTGTGGAATGTTTCAGATGGTCGGTGCCTCAAAGCATTCCAAGGATTTGCCAGTGGAGTGTGGTCGATTGCGTTTAGTCCGGATGGAGCGCTCTTTAGTGGTAGTCCAGACCAACTGATCAAGCTCTGGGATGTATCGGAGGGTAAGTGCCTGAGAATTTTCAGGGGTCACACGGATATGATTCGCTCCATTGCCTATAGTCCAGATGGCCAAACCTTAGCCAGTGGGGGTTCAGACCGCACAGTGAAACTCTGGAGTATCTCGGACGGTAGTTGTCTCAGAACGTTTAAGGGTCATACAAATTGGGTAATGTCTGTTAAATTCAGTCCGGATGGTCAGACGTTAGCCAGTGGGAGTATGGATCAAACAGTGAGGCTCTGGGATATCAAGACCGGGCAGACATTGAAAGTCTTACAAGCTCCTAAGTGTATAACGTTTTCCGTGGACTACAGCCCGGATGGTCAAATCCTAGCCAGTAGCGGTGGTGCAGACTACACGGCGAGACTTTGGGATCTCAAGACCGGACAATGCCTTAAGGTTTTACAGGGACATACCGATTGGGTGTGGCCGGTTGCTTTCAATCCTGATGGTCGCATCATAGCGACTGGTGGTCTTGACCAAACAATCAGGATTTGGGATATTCACGATGGTCAGTGCCTAAGTATTTTGCAGGGTCACGAGAGTTGGGTCGTTTTTCTTGCCTACAGTCCGGATGGTCGAATCCTAGCCAGTAGCAGTTTAGACAATACGGTGAGGCTATGGGATGTGCGTGAGGGTAGGTGCCTGAGAGTATTGCAAGGACATACAAGGTGGGTGCTTTCAGTGACCTTTACTAGGGGCGAAGCATTTTCTCGGAACTCGGGTCACGTCCTTGCTAGTGCGAGTGACGATCAAACTATACGATTTTGGGATATCGAGACAGGTGAATGCCTTAAAATCCTGAAAAATGAAAGACCCTATGAGGGAATGAATATTGCTGGTGTTGTTGGTATTACTGAGGCTCAAACAGCAGCACTCAAGGCGTTAGGCGCGATTGAGTTGGATAGTTAG